A stretch of Funiculus sociatus GB2-C1 DNA encodes these proteins:
- a CDS encoding MBL fold metallo-hydrolase, with amino-acid sequence MAHLTQSRPQNVNGDFYVDSTCIDCDTCRWMVPEVFSRIDEQSAVYHQPENEAERLRSLQALLACPTASIGTIEKPKDIKEAQQSFPILVAENVYHCGYHSEDSYGAASYLIVLPEGNVLVDSPRFTPPLVKRLEEMGGIRYMYLTHRDDVADHKKYREHFGCQRILHTDDITSGTRDVEIQLTGTEPYQLTPDLLIIPVPGHSKGHTVLLYKNKFLYTGDHLAWSSRLNQLIAFRDVCWYSWQEQIKSMRKLANYSFEWVLPGHGRRYHADAKTMHQQMQQCIAWMEAN; translated from the coding sequence ATGGCTCATTTAACTCAAAGCCGTCCCCAAAATGTGAACGGCGATTTTTACGTCGATAGCACTTGTATTGATTGCGATACGTGCCGCTGGATGGTTCCAGAAGTATTTTCTCGCATTGATGAGCAGTCAGCGGTTTATCATCAGCCAGAAAATGAGGCAGAAAGATTGCGTAGTCTCCAAGCTCTCCTCGCTTGTCCTACCGCTTCCATTGGTACAATCGAGAAGCCAAAGGATATCAAAGAAGCGCAGCAGAGTTTTCCAATTTTAGTTGCAGAAAATGTCTACCATTGCGGCTATCATTCGGAAGATTCCTATGGTGCGGCAAGTTACTTGATTGTGCTGCCAGAAGGTAATGTTTTAGTTGATTCTCCCCGGTTTACGCCACCTTTAGTTAAGCGGTTAGAGGAGATGGGGGGAATTCGTTATATGTACCTGACCCACAGAGATGATGTGGCGGATCATAAAAAGTATAGAGAGCATTTTGGGTGTCAGCGCATTCTCCACACCGACGATATCACTTCTGGTACTCGTGATGTGGAAATTCAGCTAACTGGTACCGAGCCTTATCAGCTGACACCGGATCTATTGATTATCCCAGTTCCCGGTCACAGCAAAGGTCACACAGTTTTGCTGTACAAGAATAAATTCTTGTACACCGGAGATCATCTCGCTTGGTCTTCCCGACTCAATCAGCTGATTGCTTTCCGGGATGTATGTTGGTACTCTTGGCAAGAACAGATTAAATCGATGCGAAAACTGGCGAACTACTCCTTCGAGTGGGTGTTACCTGGTCATGGACGCAGATATCATGCGGACGCAAAGACAATGCACCAGCAGATGCAGCAGTGTATCGCTTGGATGGAAGCAAATTGA
- a CDS encoding ATP-grasp domain-containing protein, whose amino-acid sequence MSESSGQIKPSASSRDLKIVTETALLLGCKVYYIPQDFERCGTAENALYHIPKYPQYTAGIWVGYIPELYRYEAIYNAAKAKGIKLLNTPWQHQTALEFDLFYPLLKGLTPESIVIHSINECAKAGDLLGFPVFIKGAIQSVKTQGWESCVANNYEDLVRISKHLLTLEYGSRGRLIVRKLVSLRHNRLAPNSFPMGREFRVFIYNHRVLKYGYYWEGRDDLSKLSLEEENAVLNLAVLASERLNVPYVAIDIGQLESGEWIVIETADAQFAGFSQIPVIELWNKLKDITLEG is encoded by the coding sequence TTGAGCGAATCATCAGGACAAATAAAGCCATCTGCCAGCAGCAGAGACCTAAAAATAGTAACTGAGACAGCTCTACTATTAGGATGCAAAGTTTATTACATACCGCAAGATTTTGAACGATGCGGCACAGCAGAAAATGCTTTATACCACATTCCTAAATATCCCCAATATACTGCTGGAATTTGGGTGGGATATATTCCTGAACTTTATCGCTACGAAGCTATCTACAACGCTGCAAAAGCTAAAGGAATAAAATTGCTCAATACTCCCTGGCAACACCAGACAGCTCTAGAATTTGATTTATTTTATCCCTTACTAAAAGGGTTAACTCCGGAAAGTATTGTCATACACTCGATCAATGAATGTGCCAAAGCTGGCGATTTATTAGGATTTCCTGTATTTATCAAAGGGGCAATCCAGTCTGTAAAAACGCAAGGTTGGGAGTCCTGTGTAGCAAATAATTATGAAGATTTAGTCAGAATTTCCAAGCATTTATTAACTCTTGAATATGGTTCAAGAGGCAGACTTATTGTTAGGAAATTAGTAAGTTTGCGACACAACCGCTTAGCGCCAAACAGCTTCCCTATGGGCAGAGAATTTAGAGTTTTTATTTATAATCACCGCGTCCTAAAATATGGCTACTATTGGGAAGGACGCGATGATTTGAGCAAGTTATCGCTAGAAGAAGAAAACGCAGTCTTAAATTTAGCAGTTTTGGCATCTGAACGTCTCAATGTGCCTTATGTAGCCATCGATATTGGGCAATTAGAAAGTGGAGAGTGGATTGTAATAGAGACAGCAGATGCCCAATTTGCAGGTTTTAGTCAAATTCCTGTAATTGAGCTTTGGAATAAGTTAAAAGACATCACATTAGAAGGATGA
- a CDS encoding SDR family oxidoreductase, with protein MKKIAIVTGANRGLGFETCRQLASKDIQVVLTSRDETNGKAAVEKLQAEGLDVVYHPLDVTNAESIEHLAQFIRNEFGKLDILVNNAGIARDFTDAENSIFNTKINTLQETIETNLYGPLLLSQALIPLMKKHNYGRVVNVSSGAGQLSEMNTGYPAYRISKTALNALTRLFANELKDTNILVNAVCPGWVKTDMGGSNAPRTLEQGVDTIVWLATLPDDGATSGFWRDRQPIPW; from the coding sequence ATGAAAAAAATAGCAATTGTCACAGGTGCCAATCGGGGACTCGGTTTTGAAACTTGCCGACAACTGGCTTCAAAAGATATCCAAGTTGTTCTTACCAGTCGTGACGAAACTAATGGCAAAGCAGCGGTTGAAAAGCTGCAAGCTGAGGGATTGGATGTTGTTTATCATCCGCTTGATGTCACTAATGCAGAAAGTATCGAGCATTTGGCGCAGTTTATTCGCAATGAGTTTGGGAAACTGGATATTTTGGTGAACAATGCGGGAATAGCTAGAGATTTTACGGATGCCGAAAATAGCATATTTAATACCAAAATTAATACTTTACAGGAAACAATCGAGACAAATTTATACGGGCCATTGCTGCTGTCTCAGGCTTTAATTCCCCTGATGAAAAAGCATAATTATGGACGAGTTGTTAATGTATCATCGGGTGCGGGACAATTGTCGGAGATGAACACAGGATACCCTGCATATCGAATTTCCAAAACTGCCCTGAATGCACTAACGCGGCTTTTTGCCAATGAGTTGAAAGACACAAATATTTTAGTAAATGCCGTGTGTCCAGGCTGGGTGAAAACTGATATGGGCGGCTCGAATGCTCCGAGAACTTTAGAGCAAGGCGTTGATACAATTGTCTGGCTGGCTACGTTACCTGATGATGGTGCGACAAGTGGTTTTTGGCGCGATCGCCAACCCATACCTTGGTAA
- a CDS encoding potassium channel family protein, whose product MKPRIIVCGLGSTGYKIFCLLRQQGASVVGINAAPLPGEEYDVVIGELRAASTLKAAGIQEAHTLVLSGEDEALNLAILTQARILNPRIRIINRLFNTSLGDRLDHTLPEHVTMSVAALAAPVFAFAALGNLAIGQLRLFNQTWPIHEEYIHENHPWLGRRLSDLWEDRARMLIYYLPVNSQMDLVSAVVYGQELEVGDRLIVGTQPNVARERKLALPKLLKVFTNLRQFQQHAQPVLMMTLVLLITIFIATLTFICFERHNSVVDSLYFSVGMITGAGGQEKVAENAPDSIKVFTAIMMLVGAGVIGICYALLNDFVLGSRFKQFWDGARVPQKNHYIVCGLGGIGVKIAQQLHTHGHEVVVIERDSDNRFLNTVRALGVPVVHGDASLFATLAAANIHKANALLAVTSDDMANLEIALSAKGIAPKLQVVVRTQDPQFASQAQQVFEFEAVLSPTELAAPSFAAAALGGRVLGNGMTGNSLWVALATMITPGHPFCGKRVKESAMDADFVPLYIETNCQTIHGWNVLETGLGAGDILYLTMPANRLEQLWRVTPSQLIAT is encoded by the coding sequence GATGTCGTAATTGGAGAATTACGAGCAGCTTCTACTTTAAAAGCAGCCGGGATTCAGGAAGCACATACATTAGTGCTATCTGGGGAAGATGAGGCGCTGAATTTAGCAATCCTCACCCAAGCCAGAATTCTCAATCCTCGGATTCGGATTATCAATAGATTGTTTAATACTAGCTTGGGCGATCGCTTAGACCATACGCTCCCCGAACACGTCACCATGAGCGTTGCTGCCCTTGCTGCGCCCGTCTTTGCCTTTGCCGCCTTGGGAAATCTAGCGATTGGACAGTTGCGGCTGTTTAACCAAACTTGGCCCATCCACGAAGAGTATATTCATGAAAATCATCCTTGGCTAGGTCGCCGATTAAGCGATTTATGGGAGGATCGCGCCCGGATGCTAATCTACTATTTGCCAGTAAATAGTCAGATGGATCTGGTTTCTGCGGTAGTGTATGGGCAAGAATTAGAAGTAGGCGATCGCTTAATCGTTGGCACCCAGCCCAACGTCGCTAGAGAACGTAAACTGGCGCTGCCAAAACTGCTCAAAGTCTTTACCAACCTGCGACAGTTTCAGCAACACGCTCAACCAGTTTTAATGATGACTCTCGTTTTACTGATCACAATTTTCATCGCCACCCTTACCTTCATCTGTTTCGAGCGACACAATTCTGTTGTTGATTCCCTTTATTTCTCCGTCGGTATGATTACTGGCGCAGGTGGACAAGAGAAAGTAGCAGAAAATGCTCCCGACAGTATAAAAGTCTTCACAGCCATAATGATGCTAGTGGGTGCTGGTGTAATTGGGATTTGCTATGCGCTCCTCAACGATTTTGTACTAGGAAGCCGCTTCAAACAATTTTGGGATGGCGCACGAGTTCCCCAGAAAAATCATTACATCGTCTGCGGACTCGGCGGCATTGGTGTAAAAATAGCCCAGCAACTCCATACCCACGGACATGAGGTTGTCGTAATCGAACGCGACTCCGACAATCGATTTCTCAACACCGTCCGCGCATTGGGAGTACCAGTAGTTCATGGAGATGCCAGCTTATTTGCCACTCTGGCTGCTGCCAATATCCACAAAGCAAATGCCCTCTTAGCCGTCACCAGCGACGACATGGCAAATTTAGAAATTGCCTTAAGCGCCAAAGGCATTGCTCCCAAATTGCAAGTTGTCGTGCGGACTCAAGATCCGCAGTTTGCTTCCCAAGCGCAACAAGTGTTTGAATTTGAGGCTGTGCTGAGTCCGACGGAATTAGCAGCGCCTTCCTTCGCGGCGGCGGCTTTGGGAGGGCGAGTTTTAGGCAATGGCATGACTGGCAATAGTCTTTGGGTTGCCTTAGCCACGATGATTACACCCGGACATCCCTTTTGTGGTAAGCGCGTTAAAGAGTCCGCAATGGATGCAGATTTCGTGCCTTTGTACATCGAAACCAACTGCCAAACCATCCACGGCTGGAATGTTTTGGAAACTGGACTCGGTGCTGGTGATATTTTATATTTGACTATGCCAGCAAATCGGTTAGAGCAGTTGTGGCGCGTGACACCCTCTCAACTTATAGCCACGTAA
- a CDS encoding carbonic anhydrase, which yields MSRIDGFVGRRDLLKLVGAGGAGLAATAAGGVLWTAQEAISPQAAAAEYQSNPKPVSPDEALKRLVEGNKRFVQERRQNPNQSIARLQLVAKGQYPFAAMLSCADSRVPSEIVFDQGLGDLFVVRLAGNVVSPTSLGSLEFATAVLGAQLIVVMGHERCGAVAAAVKGDPLPGRIGTFVEDIKPALAKVKGKSGDPVENAVVANVQYQVELLQETSVMLAQLIQEGKLKIVGCRYDLDAGEITIVT from the coding sequence ATGAGTCGAATTGATGGGTTTGTGGGACGGCGCGATTTATTGAAACTGGTAGGCGCGGGAGGAGCTGGTCTTGCTGCTACTGCTGCTGGCGGTGTCCTCTGGACTGCACAGGAAGCGATTTCTCCACAAGCTGCTGCTGCTGAATATCAAAGCAATCCTAAACCAGTTAGTCCTGACGAAGCTTTGAAAAGATTGGTGGAGGGGAACAAACGGTTTGTGCAGGAAAGGCGTCAAAACCCCAACCAATCAATAGCACGTTTGCAATTAGTTGCTAAAGGCCAGTATCCGTTTGCAGCCATGCTTAGCTGTGCTGATTCACGAGTTCCTTCAGAAATTGTGTTTGATCAAGGGCTTGGGGATTTGTTTGTTGTTCGCCTAGCTGGAAATGTCGTAAGTCCTACATCTTTAGGTAGCCTAGAATTCGCTACAGCGGTATTAGGCGCTCAGCTGATCGTGGTAATGGGACATGAAAGATGCGGTGCAGTAGCGGCGGCGGTCAAAGGCGATCCACTCCCTGGTAGAATTGGCACTTTTGTTGAGGACATCAAACCAGCCTTAGCAAAGGTAAAAGGCAAATCGGGCGATCCAGTTGAGAATGCAGTCGTAGCCAATGTTCAATATCAAGTTGAATTGTTGCAGGAAACTTCTGTGATGCTGGCTCAACTGATCCAAGAAGGCAAACTAAAAATTGTCGGCTGTCGTTACGATCTAGATGCTGGAGAAATAACTATTGTTACTTAA